In one Helicoverpa zea isolate HzStark_Cry1AcR chromosome 5, ilHelZeax1.1, whole genome shotgun sequence genomic region, the following are encoded:
- the LOC124630767 gene encoding PDZ and LIM domain protein Zasp isoform X1, producing MNPTNGREQTTRAVTKSNPDTKIADVQQQSVEQFVTSSKQRDEFSSSVSYTSAAMSSMMATSKSESVVQSKQSQMVQESTSRTIQSFSQESSECQSTTVYQTQTCPPKSLANPSQSINPPINETTKKVQMIESKENMQSKLATEVKSVSVSQPPKAQDQVQVPQMTNTKAEPNIASAVQESVNTNQVEKHERDSEAKLQTKTEEVITNQQNSSLDTQIQSNDNRIEQPKLNAQPAATETLQAGTNCNAINQNVRGSLVDALTTAPDRPYSPLPTPPQPISIMGQTNSDEKTVQHDVPAASEIKDSAEISNMQLPTQPSPMFLQEKRSISPIPPIKTYNPPEKVAPPVPMPEETKPYIPPDFKIIIEPKEPREATSSPMIDALTIAPDRPFTPVAMTYAKNQLTDNEIYDQNQVTGRGSCDQNQSLGRGSLRDALTIAPDRPYSPFGTTSTSTTQSTQYMTSTISHVTETNISDIVKPIATQTLTQMTDQMHSEFSAMQNTCKLQSSSEMSAFRPVPKQVFPPPQPEEFCKLTNFPPISNELKTSFTQATKTKQETSFSESTMMQRSSLSTSVATQGYSSVKSAQNYFEQLDKKESLTSTAVRSKSGLHRPDSIPPYQRNFEQLPSQRGISPDMYNAPAVLQRPVTPSTAPPTRPKEKSVTPKPTYTTPQASTYPAPQAPTPKFQQVKTPVQQPPVQFHKDTPITMTFQPVTDENIMRISPARSRPTTPSLINKPAPIIPHYQMNLVTVEHLAPESHLYEPSSREGSRSPTPKPRSRSPAQGPPPNPLKAHAPRIKDSTPQNYTMEPFSSQDAANLRRQHERDQREFQTAAEIYNTSGSKNWGSMQPVVKEQRHSNVGYKSENYTKGDMKFKEDSMIQENYGQRQMQSQNVVEQGNTTVQTTRKTFEEFERTQSAKVIEIRKGGSSIPGAYAQNMDCNIRPSSINPKQVFPPPMMSLPSTQQSSSLNLTNQNMTSASRTIDNYDPKPSISGANQGPVCDPTPSTGSSVGAAARGKTFGVSSAPKRGRGVLNKAALPGSRVPLCASCNGHIRGPFITALGRIWCPEHFICVNATCRRPLQDIGFVEENGQLYCEFCFEQYIAPACDKCHAKIKGDCLNAIGKHYHPECFNCVYCGKLFGNNPFFLEDGLPYCEADWNDLFTTKCFACGFPVEAGDRWVEALNNNYHSQCFNCTVCKKNLEGQSFFAKGGRPFCKTHAR from the exons ATGAACCCCACGAATGGTAGAGAACAAACAACAAGGGCGGTAACCAAAAGTAATCCAGACACTAAGATTGCGGATGTTCAACAACAATCTGTGGAACAATTTGTAACATCGTCGAAACAAAGAGATGAATTCTCTTCTAGTGTTTCATATACGTCTGCAGCTATGTCTTCTATGATGGCAACATCTAAATCTGAATCTGTCGTACAGAGTAAACAATCACAAATGGTGCAAGAATCAACCAGTCGAACTATTCAGTCTTTCTCTCAAGAATCTTCTGAATGCCAGAGTACAACTGTTTACCAAACTCAAACGTGTCCTCCGAAGTCTTTAGCAAATCCCTCTCAATCAATCAATCCTCCGATCAAtgaaactactaaaaaagttcaAATGATTGAATCGAAAGAAAATATGCAATCAAAACTAGCCACTGAAGTAAAATCCGTGAGCGTCTCACAGCCTCCGAAAGCACAAGATCAAGTGCAGGTCCCTCAAATGACTAATACAAAAGCCGAACCGAATATTGCCAGTGCTGTGCAAGAATCCGTCAATACGAACCAGGTGGAAAAACATGAACGCGATAGTGAGGCGAAGCTCCAAACGAAAACTGAGGAAGTAATTACGAATCAGCAAAACTCATCGCTTGACACGCAGATCCAATCAAACGATAACAGAATTGAACAACCAAAATTAAATGCTCAACCTGCGGCAACAGAGACATTGCAAGCAGGAACGAACTGCAATGCAATCAATCAAAACGTTAGAGGATCATTGGTGGATGCTTTGACCACTGCACCAGATCGCCCATATTCACCTCTGCCTACACCACCACAGCCTATTAGTATAATGGGTCAAACTAACTCAGATGAGAAAACAGTCCAGCATGACGTGCCAGCAGCTTCGGAAATAAAAGATTCCGCCGAAATTTCCAATATGCAATTACCAACACAACCATCTCCTATGTTCCTTCAGGAAAAGCGTAGTATTAGTCCGATACCGCCCATAAAGACGTATAATCCTCCTGAAAAAGTGGCTCCTCCTGTACCAATGCCTGAAGAAACCAAACCGTATATCCCACCcgactttaaaataataattgaaccgAAAGAACCCCGTGAAGCAACATCTTCACCTATGATAGATGCTTTAACAATAGCACCTGACAGGCCCTTCACGCCCGTAGCAATGACCTACGCTAAAAATCAATTAACAGACAATGAAATATACGATCAAAATCAGGTGACAGGTAGGGGATCGTGTGACCAAAATCAGTCACTTGGAAGAGGATCACTAAGAGATGCATTAACTATTGCTCCCGATAGACCATATAGTCCTTTTGGCACTACTAGCACCAGCACTACACAATCAACGCAGTACATGACGAGTACTATATCCCATGTGACGGAAACTAATATCTCTGATATCGTGAAGCCTATTGCTACGCAAACATTAACGCAAATGACAGATCAAATGCATTCTGAATTTTCAGCTATGCAAAATACTTGTAAATTACAGTCATCTTCAGAAATGTCGGCATTCAGACCAGTGCCCAAACAAGTATTCCCTCCCCCTCAACCGGAGGAATTTTGTAAACTAACAAATTTCCCACCCATAAGTAATGAATTAAAAACCAGTTTTACACAAGCcaccaaaacaaaacaagaaacaTCATTTTCAGAGTCAACGATGATGCAACGATCTTCACTTTCAACTAGTGTGGCAACTCAAGGTTATTCATCTGTTAAAAGTGCTCAAAATTATTTTGAGCAACTAGATAAAAAAGAAAGTCTCACTTCAACAGCAGTTAGGTCTAAATCTGGACTACATAGACCTGATAGCATTCCACCTTACCAACGAAATTTCGAGCAATTGCCATCGCAACGAGGCATTTCGCCGGATATGTATAACGCACCGGCAGTTCTGCAAAGGCCTGTTACTCCATCAACCGCTCCACCGACTAGGCCAAAAGAAAAATCTGTGACACCAAAACCAACCTACACTACTCCTCAAGCATCAACCTACCCTGCTCCTCAAGCACCAACCCCAAAGTTTCAACAAGTAAAGACGCCAGTCCAACAACCTCCTGTACAATTCCATAAAGATACTCCTATTACTATGACCTTTCAACCAGTAACAGATGAAAACATCATGAGAATATCACCAGCACGAAGTCGCCCAACCACACCCAGTTTAATTAACAAACCAGCACCAATTATTCCCCATTATCAGATGAATTTAGTCACAGTAGAACATTTGGCTCCGGAAAGTCACCTTTATGAGCCGTCTAGCCGCGAAGGTAGCAGATCTCCTACTCCAAAACCACGATCACGGTCTCCTGCCCAAGGCCCACCACCAAATCCATTAAAAGCTCATGCACCACGTATTAAAGATTCGACTCCACAAAATTATACGATGGAGCCATTCAGTTCACAAGATGCTGCAAATTTGCGGAGGCAACATGAAAGGGATCAAAGAGAGTTCCAGACAGCTGCAGAGATATATAACACAAGTGGAAGCAAAAACTGGGGTTCAATGCAACCAGTTGTTAAGGAACAAAGACATTCAAATGTGGGTTACAAAAGCGAGAATTACACAAAAGGCGATATGAAATTTAAAGAAGACTCTATGATCCAGGAAAATTACGGCCAAAGACAAATGCAATCTCAAAATGTTGTTGAACAAGGCAATACTACTGTTCAAACAACTAGAAAAACATTTGAAGAATTCGAAAGGACGCAGTCTGCTAAAGTCATAGAGATTAGAAAAGGAGGTTCATCAATACCTGGGGCATACGCACAAAACATGGACTGTAACATTCGGCCTTCTAGTATTAACCCGAAGCAAGTTTTTCCACCCCCTATGATGAGTTTGCCATCTACACAACAGAGTTCATCTCTTAACCTTACTAATCAAAATATGACGTCCGCCAGTAGAACGATAGACAATTACGATCCAAAGCCTTCGATTTCTGGTGCTAACCAAGGTCCAGTGTGTGATCCTACCCCATCGACAGGTTCGAGTGTAGGAGCTGCCGCTCGTGGCAAAACTTTCGGTGTTTCATCTGCCCCAAAACGAGGAAGGGGAGTTTTGAATAAAGCTGCGCTGCCCGGCTCCCGCGTGCCACTATGTGCTTCCTGTAATGGGCATATTAG GGGTCCATTCATAACGGCTTTGGGCCGCATCTGGTGTCCGGAGCACTTCATTTGCGTAAATGCAACGTGTAGGCGTCCTCTTCAGGACATTGGCTTCGTTGAAGAAAATGGTCAGCTCTACTGTGAATTCTGTTTCGAACAGTACATCGCGCCTGCTTGCGATAAGTGCCATGCCAAAATTAAGGGC GACTGCTTAAACGCCATCGGCAAGCACTACCATCCTGAATGCTTCAATTGCGTCTACTGTGGAAAACTGTTCGGAAATAATCCCTTCTTCCTAGAAGACGGTCTGCCATATTGCGAAGCTG ACTGGAACGACCTGTTCACGACAAAATGTTTCGCTTGCGGCTTCCCGGTGGAGGCAGGCGACAGGTGGGTCGAGGCGCTCAACAATAACTACCACAGTCAGTGCTTCAACTGCACG gtGTGCAAAAAGAACCTCGAAGGACAAAGTTTCTTCGCCAAGGGAGGTCGACCTTTTTGCAAGACACACGCCCGCTAG
- the LOC124630311 gene encoding nucleolar protein dao-5 isoform X2: MGVPSEVQTEANSIVHQFLQNVDKALAQEFLKKTKAKPRVKGLPSLTDIIQEFNKHKKPQKAAAAAESSDDDSSEDEKPQKKPVAQVNGKAAPAKKPQDSSDSDSSEDEKPKAQAKPKPAATPAKKPESSDDSDSSEDNATSKPTKQPVKPSNAAPKIVKKQESSDDDSSEDEKPKPQQKTPAKAPAPKVAPKKAESSSDSDDSSEDEKPKKPAATPAKPAVAKPTIAKKQESSDDDSSEDEKPKPQQKTPAKAPAPKLAPAKKADSSDSDDSSEDEKPKPAAKPAPKNQVKAAPAKKQESSSDDSDDSEDDKPAAKKPAQPVKTPVKATPAKKQESSSDDSDDSEDEKPKQAAKPAAKATPAKLVAKAAPAKKQDSSSDDSSDEDTKPQAKVTKPQATPAKPKATPAKKQESSDDSDDSDEDQKVPQKALQKPQPTPVKPAIKAAAKKDSSSDSDDSSEDEKPKAIQKTPAKTPTKAPVKKASSSEDDSSDDDEPKQKATPKPAAAKKAESSDDSDDSDEDAPPAKVAKKEANDQAAENGFSSGKKRKASGGDSGGPAKKPYSNFVKGTVSVSTPKEKDNGVNKPAPFRRVASQPIEVDPRLKDNSFDAKSGSRGSWGERANQDLKHTRGKSFKHEKTKKKRGSYRGGAIDTGVHSIKFED, from the exons atgggGGTCCCATCAGAAGTGCAAACAGAAGCTAATTCTATAGTTCACCAATTTCTGCAAAATGTAGATAAAGCGCTTGCACAAGAGTTTCTGAAGAAAACCAAAGCG aaACCTCGTGTCAAAGGTTTGCCGTCACTCACAGATATAATTCAAGAATTTAATAAGCACAAAAAACCCCAAAAGGCAGCAGCTGCAGCAGAgag TTCTGATGATGACTCCAGTGAAGATGAGAAGCCACAAAAAAAGCCAGTTGCTCAAGTCAATGGTAAGGCTGCACCAGCTAAAAAACCACAAGACTCATCAGACTCCGATAGCTCTGAAGATGAAAAACCCAAAGCACAA GCTAAACCGAAACCAGCAGCTACTCCAGCCAAGAAGCCTGAATCTTCAGATGACAGTGACAGTAGTGAAGATAATGCCACATCTAAGCCAACAAAACAACCAGTGAAACCCAGTAACGCAGCACCCAAAATAGTTAAAAAGCAAGAATCATCTGATGATGATAGCAGTGAAGATGAGAAGCCCAAACCTCAACAGAAAACACCAGCTAAAGCTCCTGCTCCAAAGGTAGCACCTAAAAAGGCTGAAAGTTCATCAGACAGTGATGACAGCAGTGAAGATGAAAAGCCAAAGAAACCAGCTGCTACACCTGCTAAGCCAGCCGTTGCCAAGCCCACTATTGCTAAGAAGCAAGAATCTTCTGATGATGATAGCAGTGAAGATGAGAAGCCTAAACCTCAACAGAAGACGCCAGCTAAAGCTCCTGCTCCAAAGTTAGCACCTGCAAAAAAGGCTGATTCATCAGATAGTGATGACAGTAGCGAAGATGAAAAGCCTAAGCCCGCAGCCAAACCAGCACCTAAAAACCAAGTCAAAGCAGCACCGGCCAAAAAGCAGGAGTCTTCATCCGATGATAGCGATGACAGTGAAGACGATAAACCTGCTGCAAAGAAGCCTGCTCAACCTGTGAAGACTCCTGTTAAAGCAACTCCAGCTAAGAAACAAGAATCATCTTCTGATGACAGCGATGATAGTGAGGATGAAAAACCGAAACAGGCAGCTAAACCTGCTGCTAAAGCTACTCCAGCTAAACTAGTTGCTAAGGCAGCACCTGCTAAAAAGCAAGATTCTTCATCTGATGATAGCAGTGATGAAGACACTAAACCACAGGCTAAGGTAACAAAACCCCAAGCAACTCCTGCTAAACCTAAAGCAACACCAGCTAAAAAACAAGAATCCTCAGATGATAGTgatgacagcgatgaggatcaAAAAGTGCCACAGAAGGCCCTCCAGAAACCTCAGCCTACACCAGTGAAACCAGCTATTAAGGCTGCTGCCAAGAAAGATTCTTCTTCTGACAGTGATGACAGCAGTGAGGATGAAAAACCAAAAGCAATACAAAAAACACCAGCAAAGACTCCTACTAAAGCACCAGTCAAAAAAGCATCTTCTTCAGAGGATGATTcaagtgatgatgatgagccaAAACAGAAAGCAACACCTAAGCCTGCTGCAGCCAAGAAAGCAGAGTCTTCTGATGACAGTGATGATAGTGATGAAGATGCTCCTCCTGCTAAAGTGGCAAAGAAAGAAGCCAATGATCAG GCAGCAGAAAATGGTTTTTCGTCAGGCAAGAAGAGGAAAGCATCAGGTGGAGATTCAGGTGGACCTGCCAAGAAACCCTACAGCAATTTCGTAAAG GGTACAGTAAGTGTATCTACTCCCAAAGAAAAAGATAATGGAGTGAATAAGCCAGCTCCCTTCCGCCGAGTGGCGTCGCAACCTATAGAAGTGGACCCTAGACTTAAGGATAACTCATTCGACGCCAAG agtgGTTCACGTGGTTCATGGGGTGAGCGTGCTAATCAAGACTTGAAACATACTCGTGGCAAGTCGTTCAAGCATGAGAAGACTAAGAAAAAAAGGGGCTCCTATCGCGGAGGCGCGATTGATACAGGTGTCCACTCCATAAAATTTGAAGACTAG
- the LOC124630519 gene encoding E3 ubiquitin-protein ligase MARCHF8-like encodes MPVQQINVKNSSDIESWEWGGGCGREVIRTGSGSSRTSCSNSSGDICRICHCESEPHNPLLAPCYCSGSLKYVHQSCLQQWLTASETRSCELCKFNFIMHTKIKPFNEWRLLEMSGVERRRLCCAVLFHCVAALCVMWSLFVLIERAVEEVNRGMIAWPFWTKLVVVAVGFTGGAVFMYIQCRQYLHLCNRWRAHNRILLIQNAPEKIPIGGGSPPVRVKRRERAARGQVVANIEPPPPPAAYHEEDESGGFETYRGNPHRRLSGLAEPAPAPDERRYSDTRLPAEVSAAPVYHISVDPLEADIRSLLALEARREARAARSLPCLRASSESLLPPGARSAPAPPAPPAS; translated from the exons ATGCCTGTTCAGCAAATTAATGTGAAAAACTCGTCGGATATTGAAAGTTGGGAATGGGGAGGTGGATGTGGTAGAGAAGTGATACGGACGGGGTCAGGGAGCAGCCGCACGTCATGTAGTAACTCCAGCGGAGATATTTGCCGCATATGCCACTGCGAGAGTGAGCCTCACAACCCTCTGCTAGCACCATGTTATTGTTCAG GAAGTTTGAAGTATGTACATCAGAGTTGTTTACAACAGTGGCTCACTGCTTCGGAGACGAGGTCTTGTGAACTCTGcaaattcaattttatcatGCACACCAAAATAAAGCCATTTAATGAG TGGCGTCTACTGGAGATGTCGGGCGTGGAACGTCGCAGACTATGCTGTGCAGTACTATTCCACTGCGTGGCGGCTCTCTGCGTCATGTGGTCACTCTTCGTACTTATTGAGCGGGCCGTGGAGGAGGTCAATCGAGGAATGATTG CATGGCCATTTTGGACAAAGTTGGTAGTAGTTGCTGTGGGGTTCACTGGCGGCGCCGTTTTTATGTACATACAATGCCGACAGTATCTCCATCTTTGTAACCGTTGGCGAGCTCACAACag AATACTGTTAATTCAAAACGCGCCCGAGAAAATACCGATCGGAGGCGGGTCGCCTCCGGTGCGGGTGAAGCGGCGCGAGCGCGCGGCGCGGGGGCAGGTGGTCGCCAACAtcgagccgccgccgccgcccgccgcctaCCACGAGGAGGACGAGAGCGGCGGCTTCGAGACGTACCGCGGCAACCCGCACCGCCGCCTGTCGGGGCTGGCCGAGCCCGCGCCGGCGCCCGACGAGCGGCGCTACTCCGACACGCGCCTGCCCGCCGAGGTGAGTGCCGCGCCCGTGTACCACATCAGCGTGGACCCGCTGGAGGCCGACATCCGCTCGCTGCTGGCGCTGGAGGCGCGGCGcgaggcgcgggcggcgcgctcGCTGCCGTGCCTGCGCGCGAGCAGCGAGTCGCTGCTGCCGCCCGGCGCCCGctccgcgcccgcgccgcccgcgccgcccgcctccTGA
- the LOC124630311 gene encoding nucleolar protein dao-5 isoform X1: protein MGVPSEVQTEANSIVHQFLQNVDKALAQEFLKKTKAKPRVKGLPSLTDIIQEFNKHKKPQKAAAAAESSDDDSSEDEKPQKKPVAQVNGKAAPAKKPQDSSDSDSSEDEKPKAQAKPKPAATPAKKPESSDDSDSSEDNATSKPTKQPVKPSNAAPKIVKKQESSDDDSSEDEKPKPQQKTPAKAPAPKVAPKKAESSSDSDDSSEDEKPKKPAATPAKPAVAKPTIAKKQESSDDDSSEDEKPKPQQKTPAKAPAPKLAPAKKADSSDSDDSSEDEKPKPAAKPAPKNQVKAAPAKKQESSSDDSDDSEDDKPAAKKPAQPVKTPVKATPAKKQESSSDDSDDSEDEKPKQAAKPAAKATPAKLVAKAAPAKKQDSSSDDSSDEDTKPQAKVTKPQATPAKPKATPAKKQESSDDSDDSDEDQKVPQKALQKPQPTPVKPAIKAAAKKDSSSDSDDSSEDEKPKAIQKTPAKTPTKAPVKKASSSEDDSSDDDEPKQKATPKPAAAKKAESSDDSDDSDEDAPPAKVAKKEANDQAAENGFSSGKKRKASGGDSGGPAKKPYSNFVKEGETQEGEENEEETEGNTSGGWNQRGGRGGFNRGRGFNDRGRGGFRGRGGGDRGGRGGFNDRGGRGGRGGRGGFDRGGRGGRGGFDRGGRGGFGDRGGRGGRGGRGDRHSWGGDRGGFNKGGFNDRKSFEGGENTQNKKIVFD from the exons atgggGGTCCCATCAGAAGTGCAAACAGAAGCTAATTCTATAGTTCACCAATTTCTGCAAAATGTAGATAAAGCGCTTGCACAAGAGTTTCTGAAGAAAACCAAAGCG aaACCTCGTGTCAAAGGTTTGCCGTCACTCACAGATATAATTCAAGAATTTAATAAGCACAAAAAACCCCAAAAGGCAGCAGCTGCAGCAGAgag TTCTGATGATGACTCCAGTGAAGATGAGAAGCCACAAAAAAAGCCAGTTGCTCAAGTCAATGGTAAGGCTGCACCAGCTAAAAAACCACAAGACTCATCAGACTCCGATAGCTCTGAAGATGAAAAACCCAAAGCACAA GCTAAACCGAAACCAGCAGCTACTCCAGCCAAGAAGCCTGAATCTTCAGATGACAGTGACAGTAGTGAAGATAATGCCACATCTAAGCCAACAAAACAACCAGTGAAACCCAGTAACGCAGCACCCAAAATAGTTAAAAAGCAAGAATCATCTGATGATGATAGCAGTGAAGATGAGAAGCCCAAACCTCAACAGAAAACACCAGCTAAAGCTCCTGCTCCAAAGGTAGCACCTAAAAAGGCTGAAAGTTCATCAGACAGTGATGACAGCAGTGAAGATGAAAAGCCAAAGAAACCAGCTGCTACACCTGCTAAGCCAGCCGTTGCCAAGCCCACTATTGCTAAGAAGCAAGAATCTTCTGATGATGATAGCAGTGAAGATGAGAAGCCTAAACCTCAACAGAAGACGCCAGCTAAAGCTCCTGCTCCAAAGTTAGCACCTGCAAAAAAGGCTGATTCATCAGATAGTGATGACAGTAGCGAAGATGAAAAGCCTAAGCCCGCAGCCAAACCAGCACCTAAAAACCAAGTCAAAGCAGCACCGGCCAAAAAGCAGGAGTCTTCATCCGATGATAGCGATGACAGTGAAGACGATAAACCTGCTGCAAAGAAGCCTGCTCAACCTGTGAAGACTCCTGTTAAAGCAACTCCAGCTAAGAAACAAGAATCATCTTCTGATGACAGCGATGATAGTGAGGATGAAAAACCGAAACAGGCAGCTAAACCTGCTGCTAAAGCTACTCCAGCTAAACTAGTTGCTAAGGCAGCACCTGCTAAAAAGCAAGATTCTTCATCTGATGATAGCAGTGATGAAGACACTAAACCACAGGCTAAGGTAACAAAACCCCAAGCAACTCCTGCTAAACCTAAAGCAACACCAGCTAAAAAACAAGAATCCTCAGATGATAGTgatgacagcgatgaggatcaAAAAGTGCCACAGAAGGCCCTCCAGAAACCTCAGCCTACACCAGTGAAACCAGCTATTAAGGCTGCTGCCAAGAAAGATTCTTCTTCTGACAGTGATGACAGCAGTGAGGATGAAAAACCAAAAGCAATACAAAAAACACCAGCAAAGACTCCTACTAAAGCACCAGTCAAAAAAGCATCTTCTTCAGAGGATGATTcaagtgatgatgatgagccaAAACAGAAAGCAACACCTAAGCCTGCTGCAGCCAAGAAAGCAGAGTCTTCTGATGACAGTGATGATAGTGATGAAGATGCTCCTCCTGCTAAAGTGGCAAAGAAAGAAGCCAATGATCAG GCAGCAGAAAATGGTTTTTCGTCAGGCAAGAAGAGGAAAGCATCAGGTGGAGATTCAGGTGGACCTGCCAAGAAACCCTACAGCAATTTCGTAAAG GAGGGTGAAACCCAAGAAGGTGAAGAAAATGAAGAGGAAACTGAAGGCAACACTTCTGGCGGATGGAACCAACGTGGGGGACGTGGAGGATTTAATCGGGGGCGCGGTTTCAATGATAGGGGTAGAGGAGGATTCAGAGGCCGTGGAGGAGGTGATAGAGGAGGCCGCGGAGGGTTCAATGACCGCGGGGGACGGGGCGGTAGAGGAGGTCGAGGTGGTTTCGACAGGGGAGGTCGCGGTGGCAGGGGTGGATTCGACAGAGGGGGCAGGGGTGGATTTGGCGATCGTGGAGGACGTGGGGGTCGTGGAGGCCGCGGAGATCGCCACTCGTGGGGTGGAGACAGGGGAGGATTCAACAAAGGAGGTTTCAATGACAGAAAAAGTTTTGAGGGAGGGGAGAATACTCAAAACAAGAAAATAGTATTTGATTAA